Proteins encoded within one genomic window of Psilocybe cubensis strain MGC-MH-2018 chromosome 2, whole genome shotgun sequence:
- a CDS encoding 3-methylitaconate isomerase, with translation MSQLLSSTVRSAKRTFSKMGYSTSIADPLPATFLRGGTSKGIFLTQSSLPPDRAAWTPIFLGIMGSPDAEYGRQLNGMGGGVSSLSKIMVIAPPSAAQRAQGIDVAYTFAQVGIRDASVDYSGNCGNLSSMIGVYAIEEGLCPARTGKDGVATVRAFNTNTQKVVDTTFPVAEDGTPLVDLPQTSIAGVPGKASKIVLDFVDPGGARTGKLLPTGNATDVLEIKSSDAIGSRTVKASLVDATNPTVFVDYAELDEFLPMGDYVSGKSTASEQVGPVLEEIRQEGAKAMGLDPSAQAQPKITLLRAPHTQDDIAQGVDIVVHALSMGVLHKAIPMTVGLCLGVSSKVEGTIAWSIVREVLSEQASKSDLDTIRIRHPGGLVDVGADFDSSGVVKSAKVIRTGRRLMKGYVWHGSNHQVVKGQHMSSIKESVQYSDTLALRHTLIE, from the coding sequence ATGTCCCAACTCCTGAGTTCAACCGTGCGCAGTGCAAAACGCACCTTCTCCAAGATGGGATACAGTACCTCAATCGCAGATCCGCTTCCCGCTACTTTCCTGCGTGGGGGGACATCCAAAGGCATCTTCCTCACACAATCATCTCTACCACCCGACCGTGCCGCATGGACCCCCATATTCCTAGGCATCATGGGCTCCCCGGACGCAGAGTACGGGCGCCAGCTAAACGGTATGGGCGGCGGCGTCTCGAGCCTCTCCAAGATCATGGTCATCGCCCCGCCGTCCGCCGCACAGAGGGCACAGGGCATCGACGTCGCGTACACCTTTGCGCAGGTCGGCATCCGCGATGCGAGCGTCGACTACTCGGGCAACTGCGGCAACCTCTCCAGCATGATCGGGGTGTACGCCATCGAGGAGGGCCTGTGCCCGGCGCGTACCGGCAAAGACGGTGTCGCTACTGTGAGAGCGTTCAATACGAACACACAGAAGGTCGTTGACACGACGTTTCCTGTGGCGGAGGATGGTACGCCGCTCGTTGACCTGCCCCAGACGAGCATTGCAGGCGTTCCGGGAAAGGCGTCGAAGATTGTGCTTGATTTTGTCGACCCAGGAGGTGCGCGTACCGGGAAACTCCTTCCGACAGGCAACGCGACAGACGTTCTGGAAATCAAATCCTCCGACGCGATTGGTTCACGCACGGTCAAAGCCTCGTTAGTAGACGCAACAAACCCGACTGTCTTCGTCGACTATGCTGAATTAGACGAGTTTCTTCCTATGGGAGACTATGTGAGTGGCAAAAGCACAGCCTCCGAGCAAGTGGGACCAGTCCTGGAAGAAATACGCCAGGAAGGCGCAAAGGCCATGGGACTCGACCCGTCTGCCCAAGCACAGCCAAAAATAACATTACTGAGGGCACCACACACTCAAGACGACATTGCACAGGGAGTCGACATTGTCGTGCATGCACTCTCGATGGGGGTCCTGCATAAAGCTATTCCAATGACCGTAGGACTTTGCCTAGGGGTCTCATCGAAAGTAGAAGGAACCATCGCTTGGAGTATTGTACGAGAGGTGTTGTCTGAGCAGGCCAGCAAATCAGACTTGGATACCATTCGAATTCGGCATCCAGGTGGTTTAGTTGACGTTGGTGCCGATTTCGACAGCAGTGGTGTGGTTAAAAGCGCAAAGGTTATACGAACGGGAAGGCGATTGATGAAAGGATATGTATGGCATGGAAGCAATCACCAAGTTGTAAAAGGACAGCACATGTCAAGCATAAAGGAGAGCGTACAATACTCCGATACACTTGCCTTACGCCATACATTGATAGAATGA
- a CDS encoding putative 6-phosphogluconolactonase (putative 6-phosphogluconolactonase ARB_02015), whose translation MLFVAIFCSSLATTDFIKLVQRETLRLQNVVLSIPFCAAVVIISAPSSRRNGELSDFGVDTIAHISPTHFLLLSPSHPQYSLEMAHHILVASYSNDIVTLTFDPKTASLDVTSSTTVGHHPSWIASHPSHPSIVWTGLEQYDGKILALTHDDTGFLDKVAEVTSGGRDPCCLLALENEVLVANYSSGSVAVLPVSGKPLKFAASPSIVQLSGVGPNKSRQESSHPHQVILHEEYQEIFVPDLGSDCVCRLKKDKDGSWKLAGHVGIEAGGGPRHVAFYKGDMFTLLELTSKVVRHRLPPLPEFPKFIKSVPTMSNPPPTPNDMLAAEILIPTPNASFPTPYLYLSNRNDPSPEGDIISIFSIEEPDSLELIAEVRTGLKHVRGIVFGGPDDRYLIAGGANGGGVKMFERINGGKSLKEIASNDSVQAPTGFLWL comes from the exons ATGCTATTCGTGGCGATCTTCTGCTCCTCTTTGGCGACCACTGATTTTATTAAACTTGTTCAGCGCGAAACATTGCGCTTGCAAAATGTGGTCCTCAGTATTCCTTTCTGTGCCGCCGTCGTCATCATTTCAGCACCCAGCTCGCGCCGAAACGGCGAATTATCGGACTTCGGCGTCGACACGATTGCACATATAAGCCCGACTCATTTCCTGCTGCTCAGTCCATCGCACCCGCAGTACTCGTTGGAAATGGCGCATCATATCCTCGTTGCTTCGTACAGCAACGACATCGTTACCCTCACCTTCGATCCCAAGACCGCGTCGTTGGATGTGACATCTAGCACCACTGTAGGCCACCACCCATCTTGGATCGCATCTCATCCGAGCCATCCTTCTATAGTATGGACAGGCCTGGAGCAATACGACGGAAAGATACTCGCCCTCACGCACGATGACACTGGATTCTTGGACAAAGTCGCAGAAGTCACCAGCGGCGGACGTGATCCGTGCTGCTTGCTCGCTCTCGAAAACGAGGTCTTAGTGGCCAAT TACTCCTCAGGGTCGGTGGCCGTCCTGCCCGTGTCCGGAAAACCTCTGAAATTCGCCGCTTCTCCATCCATAGTTCAATTGAGTGGCGTTGGACCCAACAAGTCGCGACAAGAAAGTTCCCATCCCCATCAGGTTATCTTGCATGAGGAATACCAGGAAATCTTTGTCCCAGATCTAGGATCGGACTGTGTTTGCAGACTcaagaaagacaaagatgGCTCGTGGAAGTTGGCCGGGCACGTTGGGATCGAAGCAGGGGGTGGACCGCGCCATGTCGCGTTCTACA AGGGCGATATGTTTACTTTGCTTGAGTTGACCAGCAAGGTCGTGCGACATCGCCTCCCTCCACTACCAGAATTCCCCAAATTCATCAAATCTGTGCCCACCATGTCGAACCCGCCACCTACACCTAACGATATGCTCGCGGCAGAAATTTTGATCCCAACCCCTAACGCTTCGTTCCCGACCCCCTATCTTTACCTCTCGAATCGCAATGATCCGTCGCCCGAAGGTGACATCATATCTATATTTTCTATCGAGGAACCCGACAGTCTTGAACTCATCGCCGAGGTCAGAACCGGGCTGAAGCATGTGCGCGGAATCGTGTTCGGCGGGCCCGACGACAGGTATCTGATTGCAGGCGGCGCAAATGGTGGGGGAGTCAAAATGTTTGAGCGGATTAACGGCGGCAAGTCGCTGAAAGAGATCGCGTCAAATGACTCTGTTCAAGCGCCAACGGGGTTCCTCTGGCTTTGA